In Dyadobacter sp. NIV53, a single window of DNA contains:
- a CDS encoding YceI family protein, translating into MATTKWVIDPTHSEVQFKVKHLVISTVTGSFKTFEGSAETETEDFDGAKITFAADTTSIDTNQAQRDEHLRSAEFFDSEKFPKLSFTGTSVKTDDDTYTLKGDLTVKDVTKPFEFKAEYGGNMTDFYGQNKSGFEVTGKINRKEFGLTWSAVTEAGGVVVGDDVKIIANIQLIKQ; encoded by the coding sequence ATGGCAACTACAAAATGGGTCATTGACCCAACACATTCCGAAGTTCAATTTAAAGTTAAACATCTTGTAATTTCAACTGTAACGGGTTCATTCAAAACTTTTGAAGGATCAGCTGAAACAGAAACAGAAGATTTCGACGGCGCCAAAATAACATTCGCTGCTGATACAACGAGCATTGATACCAACCAGGCACAACGTGATGAGCATTTGAGATCGGCTGAATTTTTTGATTCTGAAAAATTCCCTAAGCTTTCATTTACTGGTACTTCGGTTAAAACTGATGATGATACTTACACACTAAAAGGTGATCTTACTGTAAAAGATGTTACCAAACCTTTTGAATTTAAAGCGGAATATGGCGGTAATATGACTGATTTCTATGGCCAGAATAAATCGGGTTTTGAAGTTACAGGTAAAATTAACCGTAAAGAATTTGGCCTGACGTGGAGCGCAGTTACCGAAGCAGGTGGTGTTGTAGTGGGCGACGATGTAAAAATCATTGCTAATATCCAGTTGATAAAACAATAA
- a CDS encoding outer membrane lipoprotein-sorting protein: MRHYKYFKLLVIILIAGFVNVSYAQSLDDIVAKHITAMGGADKLSKLKSVKISANMEVMNMEMPVTTTIVQDKGFRTETTAQGMTIVQAVNGNTGWMINPMAGQDKATALPEDVVKTMVSQTDLTGLYNYKQKGYTLALEGEQDIAGAKTYKVVMTLKNGIRQENYISKDTFYILKIVATVPMNGQDIKTESLQSDFKQIDGITFPFSSEVTTTAMPGMSMVNKIASVEINPKIDDSIFDMPN, translated from the coding sequence ATGCGCCATTACAAATATTTTAAACTACTGGTTATCATTCTTATCGCCGGATTTGTGAATGTATCTTATGCACAATCATTAGACGATATCGTAGCAAAACACATTACGGCCATGGGTGGAGCAGATAAACTTTCAAAGCTGAAAAGTGTGAAAATTTCTGCTAATATGGAAGTGATGAATATGGAAATGCCGGTAACAACTACAATTGTACAGGACAAAGGTTTCAGGACAGAAACCACGGCACAGGGAATGACGATCGTACAGGCTGTGAATGGAAATACAGGATGGATGATCAATCCAATGGCCGGACAGGATAAAGCTACGGCATTGCCGGAAGATGTTGTGAAGACTATGGTTTCACAAACTGATCTTACCGGCTTATACAACTACAAACAAAAAGGATACACATTAGCTCTGGAAGGTGAACAGGATATTGCCGGTGCTAAAACATATAAAGTCGTGATGACTTTAAAAAATGGTATCAGGCAGGAAAATTACATATCAAAAGATACGTTCTATATTCTGAAAATAGTTGCAACAGTTCCTATGAATGGCCAAGACATAAAAACGGAAAGTTTACAATCCGATTTTAAACAGATTGACGGAATAACATTTCCATTCTCCTCGGAGGTAACAACTACTGCGATGCCAGGTATGTCTATGGTCAACAAGATCGCATCCGTTGAGATCAACCCTAAAATTGACGATAGTATTTTTGATATGCCGAATTAA
- the atpG gene encoding ATP synthase F1 subunit gamma — MASLKEVRNRIVSVNSTQQITKAMKMVAAAKLRRAQDNIIQMRPYAQKLGDMLSTVSAGTENSSDSPLKTVRAIEKVLIVVITSDRGLCGAFNTNIVKATLLLIQEKYSQQAEKGNVEIFAIGKKGAEAFVRRGFKVNTEFTNLFTRLSFVVAKQAAEIIMKDFSEGRYDAVDLVFNEFKNVATQIIHTDQYLPIISDSTVKKTKTSEVNYIFEPTEEEILAELIPKSLKIQLYRSVLESNASEQGARMTAMEKATENAQELLKALKLVYNRTRQAAITTEILEIVGGAEALKN, encoded by the coding sequence ATGGCAAGTTTAAAAGAAGTACGTAACCGGATCGTATCGGTTAATTCTACTCAGCAAATTACGAAGGCCATGAAAATGGTGGCCGCTGCAAAATTGCGCAGAGCCCAGGATAACATTATCCAGATGCGTCCCTATGCCCAAAAGCTTGGTGACATGCTATCGACTGTATCCGCAGGAACAGAAAATTCATCCGACAGCCCGTTAAAAACGGTTCGTGCAATTGAAAAAGTATTGATCGTCGTAATAACTTCCGATCGTGGATTATGCGGCGCTTTTAATACTAATATAGTAAAAGCTACTTTATTGCTTATCCAGGAAAAATATTCCCAGCAAGCTGAAAAAGGCAATGTTGAGATATTCGCAATTGGGAAAAAAGGTGCGGAAGCATTTGTACGCAGAGGTTTTAAAGTGAATACTGAATTCACCAATTTATTTACCCGGTTAAGTTTTGTTGTGGCCAAACAAGCTGCTGAAATCATCATGAAAGATTTCTCAGAAGGCCGCTACGATGCTGTTGACCTGGTATTTAATGAATTCAAAAATGTAGCTACTCAAATTATACATACGGATCAATATCTTCCGATTATTTCTGATTCAACGGTAAAAAAAACCAAAACGTCAGAAGTTAACTATATTTTTGAACCGACTGAGGAAGAGATTCTGGCTGAGTTAATTCCAAAATCGTTGAAAATACAACTATACAGGTCTGTTCTTGAATCGAATGCATCAGAGCAGGGCGCGCGTATGACAGCTATGGAGAAAGCAACTGAAAATGCCCAGGAGCTTTTGAAAGCACTGAAACTGGTTTATAACCGTACACGTCAGGCTGCTATTACAACAGAAATTCTTGAAATTGTTGGTGGAGCAGAAGCTTTGAAAAACTAA
- the atpA gene encoding F0F1 ATP synthase subunit alpha yields the protein MVSVRPDEVSAILREQLAGAKSEAELEEVGTVLQVGDGVARIYGLSQVQAGELLVFDNGLKALALNLEEDNVGAVLLGDSSEIKEGDTVKRTKEIASVKVGEGIIGRVVNTLAEPIDGNGPIQGKLYEMPLERKAPGVIFRQPVTEPLQTGIKAIDAMIPIGRGQRELIIGDRQTGKTAVAIDTIINQREYFEKGEPVFCIYVACGQKASTIKGIEATLRRYGAMDYTVIVAAGASDPSPMQFYAPFTGAAIGEYFRDTGRPALVVYDDLSKQAVSYREVSLLLRRPPGREAYPGDVFYLHSRLLERAAKIINDDGIAANMNDLPPSLKDIVKGGGSLTALPIIETQAGDVSAYIPTNVISITDGQIFLESNLFNSGIRPAINVGISVSRVGGNAQIKSMKKVSGTLKLDQAQFRELEAFAKFGSDLDAATKLAIDRGRRNQEVLKQPQYAPVPIEMQVATVYASTKGLLDKVPVEKVKEFDTEFLTILSVQYKDTLASLRAGKLDNSVTDVIDKVAREIAAKY from the coding sequence ATGGTATCTGTTAGACCGGATGAAGTTTCGGCCATCCTGCGTGAACAACTTGCAGGCGCTAAATCTGAAGCGGAACTCGAAGAAGTAGGAACAGTCCTTCAGGTTGGTGATGGTGTTGCCCGTATTTACGGCCTTTCTCAAGTTCAGGCAGGTGAGCTGCTTGTATTTGATAACGGCTTAAAGGCGCTCGCTCTCAACCTTGAGGAAGACAACGTCGGAGCAGTTTTGCTTGGTGATTCCAGTGAAATAAAAGAAGGGGACACCGTGAAGCGTACAAAAGAAATCGCTTCTGTAAAAGTTGGTGAAGGGATTATCGGCCGTGTTGTAAATACACTGGCAGAACCTATCGACGGAAACGGCCCTATACAAGGAAAGTTGTACGAAATGCCACTGGAGCGTAAAGCACCCGGTGTTATTTTCCGTCAGCCTGTTACGGAGCCTCTTCAGACAGGAATTAAAGCGATTGATGCAATGATACCTATCGGACGCGGACAACGTGAGCTGATCATTGGTGACCGCCAGACTGGAAAAACTGCTGTTGCCATTGATACTATCATCAATCAAAGGGAATACTTTGAAAAAGGTGAACCTGTATTCTGTATCTATGTAGCCTGCGGACAAAAAGCTTCTACCATTAAAGGTATTGAAGCAACTCTTCGTCGTTATGGTGCAATGGATTACACGGTAATTGTTGCGGCAGGAGCATCTGATCCTTCTCCAATGCAGTTTTATGCTCCATTTACAGGTGCAGCGATTGGTGAATATTTCCGTGATACAGGTCGTCCGGCATTGGTTGTTTATGATGACCTTTCAAAACAAGCGGTTTCTTACCGTGAAGTTTCTTTGCTATTACGTCGTCCTCCCGGCCGTGAGGCATATCCGGGTGATGTGTTTTATCTGCACAGCCGTTTATTGGAACGTGCAGCGAAGATTATCAATGACGATGGCATTGCAGCTAATATGAATGACCTTCCGCCTTCGTTGAAAGATATCGTAAAAGGTGGTGGTTCTTTAACTGCTCTTCCTATTATTGAAACCCAGGCTGGTGACGTTTCTGCTTATATTCCTACCAACGTAATTTCGATTACCGACGGACAGATATTCTTGGAATCTAACTTGTTTAACTCTGGTATCCGTCCTGCGATCAACGTAGGTATTTCGGTATCCCGTGTAGGTGGTAATGCTCAGATCAAGTCAATGAAGAAAGTTTCAGGAACACTGAAACTTGATCAGGCTCAATTCCGTGAACTTGAAGCTTTTGCTAAATTCGGTTCAGATCTGGATGCGGCTACCAAACTTGCTATTGACCGCGGACGCCGCAATCAGGAGGTTTTGAAACAACCTCAGTATGCTCCTGTTCCTATTGAAATGCAGGTTGCTACGGTATATGCGTCGACAAAAGGTTTGCTGGATAAAGTACCTGTTGAAAAAGTGAAAGAATTCGATACTGAATTTCTGACAATTCTTTCAGTACAGTATAAAGATACTTTGGCCTCTCTTCGTGCGGGTAAGCTGGATAACAGTGTAACCGACGTCATTGATAAAGTAGCAAGAGAAATAGCAGCAAAATATTAA
- a CDS encoding FKBP-type peptidyl-prolyl cis-trans isomerase: MYKLEKTILAVVICGIFTTSQSIAQTTKKPAAAVRTVKKAPVSATKTAVTPVLLKNEMDSLSAAIGVSFSNSLSSQGISNINSEILTKTINTSLKGGKTTFSAEEANKFIGNYFQKIMGEKQKIDEKNGAVVREEGEKFLEENKKKTGVVTTESGLQYEIIKAGDGPKPTATDKVKTHYHGTLINGTIFDSSVDRGEPIEFPVNGVIKGWTEALQLMPVGSKWKLFIPYQLAYGERAAGPQIPAYSALVFEVELLEIVK, from the coding sequence ATGTACAAATTAGAAAAAACCATTTTAGCTGTTGTAATATGCGGAATTTTCACAACATCACAAAGTATTGCACAGACAACTAAAAAACCTGCCGCAGCTGTTCGTACTGTTAAAAAAGCTCCGGTAAGTGCCACAAAAACAGCTGTTACACCTGTTTTATTAAAAAATGAGATGGACTCTTTATCCGCTGCAATAGGAGTAAGTTTTTCGAATTCTCTTTCTTCTCAGGGTATAAGCAATATTAATTCAGAAATACTTACCAAAACCATTAATACTTCTCTTAAAGGTGGTAAAACTACTTTCTCTGCTGAGGAAGCAAATAAATTTATAGGAAATTATTTTCAAAAAATAATGGGAGAAAAACAGAAGATTGACGAAAAAAATGGTGCTGTTGTAAGAGAAGAAGGGGAGAAATTCCTGGAAGAAAACAAGAAAAAAACGGGTGTTGTAACCACAGAAAGTGGCCTGCAATATGAAATTATAAAGGCAGGCGATGGTCCAAAGCCGACTGCAACAGATAAAGTTAAGACACATTACCATGGTACATTAATCAATGGAACGATTTTTGACAGTTCAGTTGACCGTGGCGAACCAATTGAATTTCCGGTTAATGGAGTTATTAAAGGATGGACAGAAGCACTTCAGTTAATGCCGGTAGGTTCAAAATGGAAATTATTTATTCCGTATCAGCTTGCGTATGGCGAACGGGCAGCAGGCCCTCAGATCCCGGCTTATTCGGCTTTGGTGTTTGAGGTTGAATTATTGGAAATAGTTAAATAG
- a CDS encoding carboxy terminal-processing peptidase: protein MKKYLITLIPVILLGWQRGPVQEKETVAVTPTSLEEDIKPIPAQQKAEELTTRILSSYHYRKLKLNDSLSAAIYDKYIDGIDHGHLYYLASDLAEFEKYKLSFDDYLQNRELDVPFNIYNVFRKRYKERSDYIQTLLKDGKPFDYSVDESINTDREKAPWAKSTAELDDTWRKYLKSEALDLKLAGKADTAVVSTLRDRYKNRDRALGRIRTEQVFQMFMNAYAESMDPHTSYFAPTDAGLFKQEMSQSLEGIGAALGEQDNYIVIKDIIPGGPAFKGKQLKKEDKIVAVAQGDEGKMVDIVGWFVSDAVKLIKGPKSTVVRLQIVSADALSGSTPKEYRLVREKIKLEDQRAKKEIVSINSGKKDYKIGVIDIPMFYRDFEGAQHKEKEFSSTTRDVQKIITELQAENVDGIVIDLRNNGGGSLTEAVSLTGLFINRGPVVQVKEGPGEVEVQSDNDPTIAYDGPMAVLVNRFSASASEIFAAAIQDYKRGIIVGEQTYGKGTVQTLIDLNQWAPKETDQLGQVKLTVAKFYRINGSSTQLKGVMPDMELPTAFKINEYGEGSQPSALPWDQIASSKYELTTHVNDKVISQLHDKYNQRLKTDEELKSLVKTLDEFKKARENKIVSLQESIRKVERADAEKKRAALKQLGEEGDEDEDELDTKTTATPKEVKKKKDIYITETGRMLADLIVISKEPSLAGAKKK from the coding sequence ATGAAAAAGTACTTAATTACTCTTATTCCGGTTATATTGCTAGGTTGGCAACGTGGTCCCGTTCAGGAAAAAGAAACGGTCGCTGTTACACCTACCTCGTTAGAAGAAGACATCAAGCCAATTCCTGCACAACAAAAGGCTGAGGAACTAACCACGCGTATTTTATCAAGTTATCATTATCGTAAATTAAAGCTCAATGATTCATTGTCTGCTGCGATTTATGATAAATATATTGATGGTATAGACCATGGCCATTTGTATTATCTGGCTTCGGATCTTGCGGAATTTGAGAAGTACAAATTATCGTTTGATGATTATTTACAGAACCGGGAACTTGATGTTCCTTTCAATATTTATAATGTTTTCAGAAAACGTTATAAAGAACGCAGTGACTACATTCAGACACTTTTGAAAGATGGTAAGCCATTCGATTATTCTGTGGATGAATCAATTAATACAGATCGTGAAAAGGCACCTTGGGCGAAAAGTACAGCTGAGCTGGATGATACCTGGAGGAAGTATTTAAAAAGTGAGGCATTGGACCTTAAACTTGCCGGAAAAGCTGATACTGCTGTTGTTTCTACATTGCGCGACCGTTATAAAAACAGGGACCGTGCATTGGGACGTATCCGTACTGAACAGGTTTTCCAAATGTTTATGAATGCTTATGCTGAATCTATGGATCCGCATACAAGTTACTTCGCACCAACTGATGCTGGTTTGTTTAAACAGGAAATGAGCCAGTCTCTGGAAGGAATCGGAGCAGCACTTGGGGAACAGGATAACTACATTGTAATTAAAGATATTATTCCGGGTGGGCCTGCCTTTAAGGGAAAACAACTCAAAAAAGAGGATAAGATAGTAGCCGTTGCCCAGGGTGATGAAGGTAAAATGGTGGACATTGTCGGCTGGTTTGTGAGTGACGCTGTTAAATTGATAAAGGGTCCAAAATCAACTGTTGTGAGATTACAGATCGTTTCTGCTGACGCACTTTCGGGCAGTACTCCAAAAGAATATAGATTAGTCCGGGAAAAAATCAAACTGGAAGACCAACGTGCAAAAAAGGAAATTGTATCAATTAATTCTGGTAAGAAGGATTACAAAATTGGTGTAATTGATATCCCAATGTTCTACCGTGATTTTGAGGGTGCACAGCATAAAGAAAAAGAATTTTCGAGCACAACCCGTGATGTACAAAAAATAATTACTGAACTGCAGGCTGAAAATGTTGACGGTATTGTAATCGACTTACGTAATAATGGCGGTGGATCACTAACAGAAGCTGTTTCGCTGACTGGTTTATTCATTAACAGAGGGCCGGTTGTTCAGGTAAAAGAAGGCCCGGGCGAAGTAGAAGTTCAATCGGATAATGATCCTACTATCGCTTATGATGGTCCAATGGCCGTATTGGTTAACAGGTTCAGTGCCTCTGCTTCTGAAATTTTTGCGGCGGCAATCCAGGATTACAAACGCGGAATTATTGTAGGTGAGCAAACTTACGGTAAAGGAACGGTACAAACCTTGATTGACCTGAACCAGTGGGCACCAAAAGAAACGGATCAGCTAGGACAGGTGAAACTGACAGTTGCTAAATTTTACCGGATCAATGGTAGCAGTACACAGCTAAAAGGTGTAATGCCGGATATGGAACTACCAACAGCGTTCAAAATCAATGAATATGGTGAAGGTTCACAGCCAAGTGCTTTGCCATGGGATCAGATTGCTTCATCAAAATATGAGTTAACAACGCATGTTAATGATAAAGTAATTTCTCAGTTGCATGATAAATACAATCAGCGTCTTAAAACAGACGAAGAATTGAAATCTTTAGTAAAAACGCTGGATGAATTTAAAAAAGCACGTGAGAACAAAATTGTTTCTTTACAGGAGTCGATACGTAAAGTGGAACGTGCTGATGCTGAGAAGAAAAGAGCTGCATTGAAACAGTTAGGTGAAGAAGGAGATGAGGACGAGGATGAACTGGATACTAAAACCACCGCAACTCCAAAAGAAGTAAAGAAGAAAAAGGATATTTACATAACAGAAACCGGGCGCATGCTGGCGGATCTGATTGTAATTTCTAAGGAGCCAAGCCTGGCAGGAGCTAAGAAAAAATAA
- a CDS encoding GNAT family N-acetyltransferase: MRTFTIQTARFILTKMIDGDQDKYYSLCRNENVMKFVTGHALSREESDKMFREFLIENKSDNYFGRYFIEERFTGELIGAVKLDKIWNEIEIGYRIMEEYWGRGIATAIAKDLISFARDTLNAKRVIAFVNVENAASIRVLEKAGMDNIATINDFTEVKYKFSYSTQKSTVVKKLVDATVELVEGSLKNLKEILEK, translated from the coding sequence ATGAGAACATTTACAATACAAACCGCACGCTTTATCCTCACCAAAATGATTGATGGTGACCAGGATAAATATTATAGTTTGTGCCGTAATGAAAATGTAATGAAGTTCGTGACAGGCCATGCGCTATCACGGGAAGAATCTGATAAAATGTTCCGGGAATTTTTGATTGAAAATAAAAGCGATAATTATTTTGGCAGATATTTCATAGAAGAACGTTTCACCGGCGAATTGATCGGCGCAGTCAAACTGGATAAAATATGGAATGAAATTGAAATTGGCTATCGAATTATGGAGGAGTATTGGGGCCGGGGAATTGCGACTGCAATAGCCAAGGATTTAATTTCTTTTGCCCGGGATACCCTCAATGCAAAAAGGGTAATTGCTTTTGTGAATGTTGAAAATGCCGCTTCTATCCGTGTCCTGGAAAAAGCTGGCATGGATAACATTGCAACTATTAATGATTTTACTGAAGTTAAATATAAATTCAGCTATTCAACTCAAAAAAGTACTGTTGTGAAAAAACTGGTGGATGCTACTGTGGAGTTGGTAGAAGGTAGTTTGAAAAACCTGAAAGAGATTTTAGAAAAGTAG
- a CDS encoding HmuY family protein — protein sequence MLISILLPVLTLLNPVISKPSFGLKNISDPVTVYTPFASEIIVIKDLNANTKPYAYFSLETGKDVTADEAKTTKWDLAFSKTTIAVNGGTSGPGQGAAQVLEQPFEMIKNAPKDGYKMDGEAGNAIPGGSGNSWYKYDMSVHAILPIVGRTIVVKTAEGKFAKIEIISYYKGAPEDVPTEESSYFTFRYVLADENGKF from the coding sequence ATGCTTATATCAATATTACTTCCTGTTTTGACTCTGTTAAATCCGGTCATTTCAAAGCCATCTTTCGGCCTGAAAAATATATCTGATCCTGTAACTGTATATACCCCTTTTGCATCCGAAATTATTGTCATAAAAGATCTGAATGCAAATACAAAACCTTACGCTTATTTCAGTCTTGAAACGGGTAAAGACGTAACAGCCGACGAAGCCAAAACGACAAAATGGGACCTGGCATTCAGTAAAACTACCATTGCAGTAAATGGAGGTACAAGCGGGCCAGGCCAGGGAGCAGCGCAGGTATTGGAACAGCCATTTGAAATGATTAAAAATGCACCGAAAGACGGCTATAAAATGGATGGAGAAGCTGGAAATGCTATTCCCGGAGGCAGTGGAAATTCATGGTATAAATACGACATGAGTGTTCATGCTATTTTACCAATTGTTGGCAGGACTATTGTTGTGAAAACGGCAGAAGGGAAATTTGCCAAAATTGAGATTATCAGTTATTATAAAGGTGCGCCGGAAGATGTGCCAACAGAAGAATCAAGCTATTTTACTTTCAGGTATGTTCTTGCAGATGAGAATGGTAAGTTTTGA
- a CDS encoding HmuY family protein, which translates to MNKLIKPLLVFAFLGIFSACSDDEPPLPDNLAAFESTAQGFDGEQAEVKITLSRAAETSIPITVSLTPTLLTYDTQFTTEPAATNNSIALIVPAGATGVSFKINKKTGVLLNGDESIQFKIASVTAPVLIGTNTELKLSFKAIISDGTSIQLNGIAGSEAGSSAANSVFLDLSANTQTPVLRDSWDLGFNSGTDFRVIINTTNGASAIEINKSDLNAVSATDIDLTKLALGQGQGTLALSDGITGNLSETLIKEISATDTDNKVYIVNRKGGSATVLPVEQIYKIRIVRKGTGYTLQYALLNDTTFKSIDITKDPAYNFQFVSLVTGAAVNVQPAQARWDIVWGYSMYFTSTGTENIPYGFSDLVFINHLAGVTAAEILTTTATYDAFAESNIAAVTFTADRDLIGSKWRVTSGGTVGVKTDRFYVIKDSAGNVYKLRFLSFHASDGGERGKPKLEYKLVKKGV; encoded by the coding sequence ATGAACAAGTTAATTAAACCTTTACTCGTCTTTGCATTTCTAGGAATATTCAGTGCCTGCTCGGATGACGAACCGCCATTACCAGATAATCTGGCTGCATTTGAATCCACTGCACAAGGTTTTGACGGAGAGCAGGCTGAAGTAAAAATCACATTGAGCAGAGCAGCAGAAACCTCTATCCCGATCACTGTTTCGCTCACACCTACTCTACTAACGTATGACACGCAATTTACTACTGAACCAGCCGCTACCAATAACAGCATAGCTTTAATAGTTCCTGCCGGAGCAACCGGAGTTTCTTTTAAAATAAATAAAAAAACAGGTGTTCTTTTGAATGGAGACGAAAGCATTCAATTTAAAATAGCTTCTGTAACAGCACCCGTACTCATTGGTACCAACACAGAGCTAAAATTAAGTTTCAAAGCTATTATTTCAGATGGGACAAGTATCCAATTAAACGGAATTGCCGGAAGTGAAGCTGGTTCAAGTGCTGCAAATTCTGTATTTCTGGATTTAAGTGCAAATACGCAAACACCTGTACTTCGCGATAGCTGGGATTTAGGCTTTAACAGTGGTACTGATTTCAGAGTAATTATCAATACTACGAATGGTGCTTCGGCAATAGAAATTAACAAATCTGATCTCAACGCAGTATCCGCCACCGATATAGACCTTACCAAACTTGCATTGGGACAGGGACAAGGTACACTTGCGCTATCGGACGGCATAACAGGTAATCTTTCAGAAACGCTGATAAAGGAAATCTCAGCAACGGATACAGACAACAAAGTGTATATAGTTAACCGTAAAGGTGGTTCAGCAACAGTATTGCCAGTTGAACAGATATACAAAATTCGTATAGTTCGTAAAGGGACAGGCTACACGTTACAATACGCACTACTGAATGATACAACATTCAAATCAATTGATATTACAAAAGATCCGGCATACAATTTCCAGTTTGTTTCACTTGTGACAGGCGCTGCCGTTAATGTTCAACCTGCACAAGCACGTTGGGATATTGTATGGGGATATAGCATGTACTTTACTTCCACAGGAACAGAAAATATTCCTTACGGATTTTCTGACCTTGTTTTCATCAATCATTTGGCTGGTGTAACTGCAGCGGAAATATTAACAACAACAGCAACATACGATGCTTTTGCTGAAAGCAACATTGCAGCAGTTACATTTACTGCGGATCGTGATCTGATAGGTTCAAAATGGAGAGTAACATCAGGTGGCACAGTTGGTGTAAAAACGGATCGTTTTTATGTGATTAAAGATTCTGCCGGGAATGTTTACAAACTTCGGTTCCTGAGCTTCCATGCGAGTGATGGCGGAGAAAGAGGCAAACCAAAACTGGAATACAAACTGGTTAAAAAAGGAGTTTAA